The DNA segment AAAATACCTACaggatcctgcctctctgcttttCATCAATGAGCAGCATCTGGGGGAGATGGCTGAGGGACAAAAATGGTATCACTCAAAATCATTCTAGCACCTACTTTTTCCCAAAGAACTTCATGTCCATAGGGGTTTGCTTTGGGCATTTCCAGCGGTGAGGACCAGTATACCACAGATACATCCCTACTGGGTCATGTAAGAATTTGCAGGTGAGAAACCTACCCAGCAAGACCTTCTCTGCCCAGCTTGCAGTACATGGTTTGGTGTAAGCAAGGCAATTCTTGCCTCTTCCTCTCTATTTTCAATCTCTTGGGCTTGGAGACCTCTCTCCCCATTGCAATTATGATCATTTGCAACATCAGTGCCATCAAAGATTGGAGCACTTTCCTCTCCCAGATCCTTCCCAGCGTTAACAAGACTCTGAACTTGGTACAGCAAGTAGAAGCCACCACCAGCTCGGTGGTAAGTGTCCTGCAGGACCCTGAGGACAGCTACCTGTCCAACAGCCAGTCCATGAACTCCAGCAACTTCACGGCTGGCCTAGACCACTTGTTCCAGTACTCGTACTCAGACAATGACCAGCTTTACAAGGAGTACAAGCCCCCTCCTCGAGATGCCATTCCTCTGCCCAAGGCTGTCCTCTACCTTCTCATGGCAGCcctggtggtggtggcagtggcATATGCCATCGTTGGGCATCTCATCAAGGACCTCATTCATGACTTTATAGGTGAGTGCGGGCATCACGCGCTGTGTGCATGTGGTCAAAAAGAGCCTGGGGCAGAGCCCGGGGATGTTGGCTGATCGCTCTCCTTTGATTTGGTGGGGTTTAGAGCAAACCTTTACCCTTTCACATTCACAGCAGTGTTAGTTTACCTGATGTGCTGGGCTCTCCAAGCTGAGCTGTGTGTTGATGAGCTTCTCAGGGAAAATCCTCGGGTTCAGCTCCCTCCCTAAAGAGATGAGGCTTGCACATGTAtgtataaatgtgtgtgtgtgcataagTTGGTGCTGCCAAACAGCTGAGCTTGGATTAGAGGTCTCCAAAATGAAAAGTTTCATGTCAACAGATACCTGAGCACAGGAGAACAACCCACCAGTGCATTGTGAAAGAATAGCTGCCATATGAGCCTAACCCCTGATCAGACACCAGAGAATCCACAAACTCCCAGGAAACACAGCTCAGCTGTCTGGCTCCCTTGTACAGCACCTAGCACAACCATTACAGCCTGTGCAACAAATCTGGACAGTGATAGCCCAAAGAGTGCATGTTGTTATTGGATTTGGCTTCCCGGTTCTTCATTCCACCCTGCTGCTGATGAACGAGGTCACTTGTCATTGGGGACAAAAGCGCAAACACTGCTGGCTGTAGCCACCGTGGGCAGGCAGAGGTGCAGGCAGAGGTGTTGGCTGCTTAAAGCATGCCCTCAGTGGCACTCTTGCTGCTTGCCCATAATTTGTCAGGCTGGTCGTGCTGGGGAGTGAGATTGTGCCTAGTTCCCTTCTGAATGCATGGTAACTTTTGGCACCCACAGCCAGCTTGCTGTGTCCTTTGGGGGATAGGGTCCTGCTGCAAGGAGTTGGTGGCAGTTTTCCAGCTCAGATGAGGGGCTAGGAGGGATCCACAGATGGATCTAAGCTCCTAGCTCCTGCAGGTGTAGATACCCCCCACTGAAAGCTCTGAGGAGCAATGTCCTCTGCAGGGGAACAGAGCTGAAATCCCTCTGCGCAGCCCTTGCTCTGAGCCTGCCCCCCAGCCAGGGATGCAGCCCTGCAGGCTCCATCTCTGCAGTGGGAGGGAGATCACACTCATGTGGAGCAAAATATGCGTGTTCCTTCATGATTCCCCTTTATTTCCGTGCTCTTGGGATGCAGGAGGTACACACCAGCCAAAACTCTAACCACTGCCTGCAAGGCAGGGAGCACCCATGCCCTGCTGACGGGAGGGCAAGATAAGTCCCTCGGGCAGGGGGTCATTGATCAGGCAGGGTCCAGCAGATATGGGACACAGGTATATGGGAAGGAGGGATTTGGGACAAGAAAGGTCAAAACTCCTGGCAGGGAGCAGTGCTTGGGGTCTCACGTGAGGCTCAGccaggaaaacagcagagagctgctgctgaggagtCTTTCTTTGCCCCAGCTAGAAGGGAATGGTTATGTCTTAAAGTGTTAAATATAACAATCAGCATCTTGCTGGGGCTGTAAcatctcccagctctgccactgatCTGATTTAGCATTGCCTTCCCAACAAAGGGACAGCACCTAAAATTATACATGCTCCTGCCCTGAGATGCTCAAAGGACCAGTTCAGGACAGGTTAGAAACCCCTCCAAGTCACAGTGCCCGCATGGAGCAGATACCCCTGCCCTGATTACTGGGGTACCTGGTGCAGAAGAGCATGGATGTGAGGGCTCAAAAACACCCCTTGGGTGAGTACTGCAAAACAGAGCCAAAATCCATCTAAATGTCATGCCCTTCCAGACAGGGAGAGAGGCTGAAGCCACAGTTGGAGGCACCCATGCCCATGCCGTGCTCAGCATCAATGCTCCCTGGTGACCTTGGGCACCTTTAGATTTGCCTCTGTGTGGGTCAAGGTCAGTGGAGTGTCCCTTCCCTAACAAAGCCACAAAGGGACACAAAGGGACTGGACAGACTTTCACAGCACCACAGTCATCCCAGGGCTGGCCAGGCACTGGGAATATCTACCCACTTTCTGCCACTTTGGAGAAGCCCTTTCCCAGCTGAACACCCTCACTGGGCACAGAGCATCCCCTCTGCCCTGGTGGAGGTGACATCTCTCAGTTAGGGTCAAAAATCCAGATGTGAGCTTCTGTCCCATCCAGAAAGAAGGTATCTACCAAACTCCAGCAGCACCCCTCAGTGCAAAAGGCTGCCTCTGACTCGTCCTATTTAGCACTCCAGGTTTGTCTTCACACCATTTATGCACTTAAAATGAGCCAGTCCTCGGAGGAAAGCAGACAAGTCCATGGTTGTTAACACTGCCAAGAAACAGCCCTTAAAGAGAAGGTTCCATTTGAATGAGTTTGCATAAAATTACTTCAGGGACAGGACAGAGGGACCAAGGGATAGTAAATAAGAAACTGGTCTATTAGCTGCCTTAACACAATGCCTGTATTTATATACTCAGCGGCAGCTCCAACTTCCACAGAGTTTCTGCGCTAATCATATTTAGAAGGATACAGAGAGATGGAAATAAGATGCCAAAGGGCTGGAGCCTGTTTGGGGGAGATTAAAGTGTGAATAGCTAATCACTACTTTAAACAGTCACTCGGAGACGTCAAGGATGATTTCAGCTCCTCACCAGCAGCTCATAGGACACCACTGGGGGAGTCAAAGCATCACCAGCTCCATGCACCAACAGGGACCCAATTGCTGGGCTCAGTTCAGGAGGATGAAGGGGCTCTCAGGATGCTGCTGATCTCTTCCCCTGTGAAATCTGAATGGATATTTGAGACACTGACACCTCTTGCAGCTGCTTCTTAAAATTCAATTAGAGTTTGTCCAGGCGTCCCTGAGGAGAGATGAATGCAGCTGTGATGCCCAGTTTGGTAAGGAGGAGCAGGAAATGGGGGGCTGCATCGGAGGAGACGGAAAGATGTATTACTGGAGAGGATGAAGGCAGGGATCCCCTCCAGCCGGGTTGAGGATCCTGTCTGTCCTCATCCCCCTGGATAGGAATAAGAGGGCTCTGGAAAAGGCCCCTCTTCAGATTTTCCTGGACAGACTTGGCCAAGGACAGCCTGATTTCTCTCTGGTTTCTGATTTCCCGCTTGCTTGGAGCTGACAAAGCCTCATATTTGCGCCTCTCCCGAAACTCATCGGACACCTCTGCCTGGGTATGGATGCGAGCCCTGcgaggcaggaggggaaggctCTGCGTGAGCGCCGCTCAAACCCGGCTACCAGTTAAGGCAAATTGGGTCGAAGCATTTGGAAAGCGGCTTAACCCGGGAGCGCTGGAGAGCTGCCAGAGACGGCGCTGCGGAGAAGTGCCGGCTTGGCAAATGACAAGCCTGTCACCAACGCACGGAGCGCCTAATTACTGCAATCCTTGGGAATCAGCCCGCCCTCCCTCCTCCGTCCCCAGCAGCTCACTGCACATGGCCCTTAGTGAAACACAcggaaaaaaggaggaaaaaggggaaaaaaaacaaaccccaaaagttTGACTGGAAACAAAGATGTTGCCATGGGGACCGCAGCGCGTGTGGTCCCTGGGAAAGCATCGCACCGCTTGCACGGAACCACTCGGCTCTGCGTGGGAGCTGATGCTTTGCAAATAGACCTTTGCTGGTGTCACCCAGTTCAGATGAGGTTTCCTCTGAGCTGCTGATCTCCGGAGGAGACCTCGAGGAAGTTTTTCCTTTGGGGATGAGCCCAAGATGGGGTACGGCAGGGCAAGCTCGCTGATGCTGGTGGGACTGTGTGGGCTGATGGCTTCAGGGCAGTTCGAAACCTTAACCCATTCTTGGAGTAggttctttcatttctttgccCTTTTGGCCCAccagctgtattttttcctttacagcCTTATCTCCACCCACCACATTTCAGGCTTCTTTAGGAAATGGTCTCCTTGAACAAAGAAATTGTGCATGAATGTGGTGTTACTGAAAATAGCTGCTGGGTGATCCTGCATGGAGTCGGGATCCACTTTTAATTGCTCCACACAGAACCACAGGGCTCTTAGGATAAttcagcccatggcagggattgcTAATTGAGTCTCAGCTCTATCGGAGAAGACTTACATCTTCTCTTTGGGCTCTGGTTTGATTATGATTCATTTGCTCCCCAGAGTTATTGGAAGAGACTGCATCAGGTTCCCTTCTGTTTCCCATCTGGGTGCTAACCCACCTCTAACACTAacccctgcctcagtttccctttggGTGCATGGCAGTGCACTGTGGTTCTTTAGGCACTGGTTAGGGGTGCTGATGTCTAGCAGTAGCTGCTGTAGGATGGCTTCTAGTGGGTTAATTCCCACTCCCAGTTACTGTAATAACAGACAGATGCCCCATTGCCGCATCCATCCTGGCATcaccacagctgcaggttgCGGCTGTCGGCCAGACAAGTGGTCACAATGGCAGCAGTGGCCCCACTCTCTGGCTTCTGCAGCCAAACCTTTGAAGCACAAAGCCTGAGCAGTGGGATTGCTCCCAGCACATGCTGC comes from the Melopsittacus undulatus isolate bMelUnd1 chromosome 6, bMelUnd1.mat.Z, whole genome shotgun sequence genome and includes:
- the LOC117436296 gene encoding uncharacterized protein; protein product: MVWCKQGNSCLFLSIFNLLGLETSLPIAIMIICNISAIKDWSTFLSQILPSVNKTLNLVQQVEATTSSVVSVLQDPEDSYLSNSQSMNSSNFTAGLDHLFQYSYSDNDQLYKEYKPPPRDAIPLPKAVLYLLMAALVVVAVAYAIVGHLIKDLIHDFIDWIFGPSPDDNSNKSDVNCISNSVNEMNEMPEMPRRRDRQPQDVVITIGETCHLPQQT